The window CCTCAAGAGGCTGGacttcccctccctcaccctaGGACAGGATATAAAAGTCCCTTCCCAGCTACTTCCAGAAAAGAGGAGGAGGTGAGAGGTCAGTTTGGGGATCTCCAGGTGAGAAGGAAGCAGGGGACCCACCTACGTGCAGGATGTGGGTGTCAATCCCTTACCCCACTGTGGCTGGGGTCTCACGGCAGAGAGGAAGCTGTTCCTAGCCCTGGCAGGGGTCTTAGCTACACTCATCCTGGCCCAGCCCTGTGAGGGCACTGTCCCAGGTGATATCCCTCTGCACAGCCAAGGAGGAGGGCAAAGGAGGGGGAAGTGCTTGGGTCTGGGGGAACCTGTGGTGCCCCTGGACCTTGAGTCCCCTTCCCTCTGGACAGCCTTCCCCAGGACAGTGGAGACCTCGGCCCTTTGGGGCTGTGTAACAGAGGCCCCGTTGCTGGTGAATGCTACAATCAGACTCAGGAGGTGGGCCTGGGAGGGTTGATGAGGTGGGGATGAGGGCTCCAACCACAGTCATGTCAGCTATCACCTGCCCCTGGGCACCTCGGGCCAGTGCCATGTGGGTAGAGagccttccttccatccatccatcctgtcCACACTGCCCTGACTCTCTGCCACCAGGCTGGAACTTCCGCTAGGTAGCTGAGCTTCCTTTCTCCAGCCCTCGCCCTCCTCTTGCAGGTTCAAGCAGCAGCTTCACTGCTGAGGCTTGGCCAGCCCCATGGACATCCTGTTCTACTTCAAACAACCGTTAGCAGCCACCAGGACAGTGGTTCGGGCTGCTGATTGTATGCACGTGGCTTTGGGGCTGCTGGAGGAGCAGTTGCAACTCCAGGGATCCAGTTCCTTCAATGTCACTGGTACTGTGCCCCTCCATGGAGTCCCAGGGACTGCTCTGGCCTGAGAGGGCAGGGTGCCCAGCTGGGGGTGTTGGGAGAAAGAGGGTACAGGGATGGGAGATGTGGAACAGACCAGCTCAGCAATATGAGGTAGGTTTTATACCTAAGATTCAGCTATATTACTCGCCCCAAGTCTCTTAGCTGGCTGAGGGTCAAGCCTGGATTCAAGCTGCCTCTGGGCTGGGCTTTTACTTCCCATGCTTGTAAGTGATGGAACATCTTCCAGACCCTCAGCTGCTACTCacgagagggaggaggaagccacTGCACCTCTTGGTGGGTGTCCAGCTGAAGGGAAGTGACAGCCTGTCCTCTTACTCAGCTGGCAGCCAGCGGGCCAGGGCCTGGTTGGAGGCCCCCAGCAAGGGTCTTTCCCTGCAGCAGTGAGTGGGCTCCAGTCAGAGGGTTCTGGGGCTGGAGGCCACTCGGTGTGGagtgaggggtggaggaggggaagggaggcaccCTTGGGTCAGGGGCAGCCCCTGCACCCACTTGTTGCATTTCCCAGTGATGGTCCTTTACTTGTCACTGCACTTCTCCTCCTGGTCCCGGAGAGCACAGCCACTGACCTGGGACAGAAGCTGAAGCTGGGGTTCCATCAGCATGTGTGGGGACAGGAAAGGTGGGCAGGGGCCTGGGTCCAGGGTCCTAGCTCCTTCCTGAGCTTAGTATAAGCATCTATATAGGGTGTGATCTATTAGTACCAGCCATTATAGTATTGTTTTTTCTACAGGAGTTAGTGTCAAAGTATCTTGCTAAATATAAAGAGTGATGTGCCTTGTTCTATGTCTATTGATCTAAATGATTTCACATTTatcagtttatcaattttctcTTCACATGTCAATATAACAATCAATCACCTACTCATCTACCAACATCTATTTATTAATTCTTCTTCCATCTATTCAATTCTCTCTGTATTTATTATCCGTCACCTACCAACTAGGCATCTATCTGTCAGTCCTGTCATCTAGGCATCCATTGGTCCATAAATTGATCTATCAATTTGATCTATTTACCTCTTTGGAAATGCTCGTGGGGTCTCAGCCAGCCAACCTGGCTTCTCCCCTTCTCTACTCCTGGAATCCTCAGGGCCACACCAGAGACCATCCTTCTCGGGATGACAGCCACACAGCAGgtggggatgggaagggagggcaggagaagaggaGACACTGTGTTAACTCCAGCAGGAGCAGTCTGCTGCCCCTGAGTCCCAGGGTGGCCCCAACATTTTGTGGGGTCCAGGAGCCCACGCCCCACACTGACCTATCTCCACACTGGGTCTGGGCCATCTCGAACCAGATTGTGCTCTTCTCCAGTGAGAGGCTGACCTCCCACCGGGGCCTGACCCTTATGTTCATGCAGTGCGGCCAGTTCATTGACCACGACTTGGACTTCACCCCTGAGCCCCCAGCTAGAGTGGCCTTCACTGTGGGGGTCGACTGTGAGAGGACCTGCACCCAGTTGCCCCCCTGCTTCCCCATCAAGTTACCCCCAGCCAGTCCCCCAGGCCCCAAATgtggcccccaccccaggccctgagctggaaGACTACCATGCCCTCCTTAAGAGCTGTCTATGATGTTTGAGTATCAGACCAAGGCAGGAAGCACGGCCCGGGACAGACCCTCAGTTCTGTGCGTGTTTGAGGGCAAGACTCTGGGCTGCTGTTTTTGAGAGCCTGTAGGTTCCTTTAGCTCttgcccttctctctttcctgaagTCGTCCAAGGGCCCTGTATCTCTCACCATCTCCTGGGATCATGTGTGAGCAGGACACTATCCTTCAGGCTGAGAGGCAAGGGTGATGTGGAACACTAGAGAAGAAAGGATGGATTCCAGGGAGCAGAGCCTCTCTGGGAATctggggtgggcggtgggggaaCACATATGCATACACTCCCACATTCAGCGACATTCTTGGGGCATGACGTGtgagggctcctggctggctcctcCCTGTTGCAATCTCACCCCTTCCTCTGGCTCTGGTTCGGGAGCACCTCCTTGGGAGAATCTTCCCATGTTTTCCTATCACACCTTTCGCTTTTGGCTTTTAGATCAAGCATAGCAAATAGCGTCTCAATTTAGAGTTACGTCTCTATGCGTGCATCTGTTTTCACTGAACGCCAGCTTCCTGCAACGTGTGCTGGGTTTTGTTGAACTTCGTAGTCTCCAAAGCACCAGGCATAAGCGTGCTTAGGAAATGTcgaataaaatggaataaaagaagCACAGGCCTAAATGTCAAGAGAACTAATCCTTCCTCTCCTGCTGAGTAGTTGTCACtacccctctctgagcctcaatttccccattgGTAAAATGGGGATCTAAGGCCTCACCCGTTCCTAACCTTTCATGACTCTACCATACAAAGTGCTAAGGCTGCTCAGACTGACCTGACTAGTACTGCGAGCAGCACTAGTCTGGgtgagtcagggagggcttcctagaGGAGGGGATTTTCGCCCAAGGTTTTGAAGCAGGTGGGGGATGATCGAGAGGAGTGAGCTTGCTCTTCAGGGGTCCCCATGTCAGTGGCTCCGCTTCCACCTGAGATCCCATCCAGTGACCCCCGCATTAGGGACCAGAGTGACTGGATCCCCTTCTTCCGTTCAGCGCCCTCATGCCCCCCAAACAGGAACCAAGTCCAAAACCAGCTCAGCGCGCTCACTTCCTTCTCAGATGCCAGCATGGTGTATGGCAGCGAGGTCTCCCTCGCCCTGCAGCTCTGCAACCAGACCAATCACCTGGGGCTGCTGGCCATCAGCACCTGCTTCAGTGACAACGGCTGGGCCCGGCTCCCCTTCGACAACCTGTGTGATGACCCCTACCTCCTCACCAACCCCTCCCTGTGCGCCCCCTGCTCCCCGGCAGGTCAGCCCCAAGCAGCCTACTGAAGAGTATGTTAAATAAGACCTTGTACAAAAGGTTTAGTTCAAAGGCAGCGGATGACTGTGTGTAAGGCCCACCTTCAGGAATTTGCTTTCCTTCCTGGCCTCTAGGAGAAGCTGTGGCTGCAGGAACAGGCTTCTCGTTCTCtttccctggggcccctggggagaGCGGTCTGACACCAAGCGCACAGCTGGGGAAAGGTCCAGCCCTCGGCAGGGAATGTGCCGATGGATACAGTTCATGGGATGGGTGGGTTCACAGTCCCAAGGCCAAGGTTCCCAGAGTCATCTGGGTCCCTCGGCCAGCCGTGGTCTCGCTTACTTACAGAATAGAATCCTCAGGCCCGAGTCCAGAAGCTGCTCCATGCTTTCCCACCCTGCCTGAATCTGTTCCGGTAACTGGGATCTGAGACCCACAGTCCCCCTGCTCCTGACCCATTGTGCTGGAGCGGAGGGTGGCAGTCAGTGAGGAAGTTCATAGCACAGTTGAGGAGACGGAGGTCTGGCCAGGGCGGGGAGCCTGGCCCGGGTCACATAGTTCTACCACCTCTTTCTAGTCCCCAGAGCTCTGTCTGCTTCAGCAGAAAGACACTTCTCTGGGAAGGGCTGTGGTGACTCTGAACTCGGGGTTTTCAAGGGGACTGTCGACCATCTGAAACCCCCAAACTGGCAGCAATGCATACCCTGTTTATGCGGGAGCACACCCGGCGGGCTATGCAGCTGAGACGCCTGATTCCCCCGTGGAGTGGAGACACCCTGCTCCAGGAGGCCCGGAAGACCGTGGAGGCCACGGTCCACGTGGGGAGTCCTGGGTCCCAGCATCCCTGAGAAGACAATCTGGCCTGAGACACCATTTGAGGGAGTGGCTCCCACTTCCCCTAATGCATCCTTTGGGGAAGTGCCTCAAATCAGCTAGGTCTGGGTGGTTGGGAGTGTACCTGAGATCCCACCTGTACCCCAAACTGTGCCACTAACTGGCTGTGTGTGACACCGTCCTTGTCATCCAGGTATCTGGGCTTCAGGAGCTTCACCAGCCAATGGGAAATAAACATTTCCACTTTTGACATGATGGCAATAAGGAATTAATATGTCTGAGCAGCCCTTCGGAAAGCGGAAGTTTTGTCCAAAGGCAAGGGGATGGGGTGGGCGGCCTCTAAGGTTATGTTCCTCCGGTCTTCTCTTGTAGATCATCACCTACTGAGACTTTCTGCCCCTGGTTCTGGCCGAGGCCCAGGCTCCCCCCGGGAGAAAACCCTGGGGCCCTACCGGGGGTCTTGCTCCAATGTGGACCGTCGTGCGGCCAGTGTCTTCACCCTGGCCTTCTGCTTTGGTCACACCATGCTCCAGCCCTTCATGTTTCGCTTGGACAGCCAGTACCGCGCCTCAGCACCCAACTCATGTGTCCCTCTTAGGACTAGCTTCTTTGCCAGCTGACGAATCGTGCATGAAGGTGACCAAGTTTTAAGAGcagatgggagtgggggtggggccaagCTTAGTGCCAGGAGGCCAGGCTGCTGCTCAGGCCCCTGCTAATCATCTCCCCAGAGCAGTGAAAACAAGGCGGGTGCCACCAAGACCCTAGGTCCTGGGCATCCCATCCCCTCAGGGATCAGAGGATTTCCAAAAATCCTCATGTCAGACTGGTGGCTTGCGGGCCTCACAGGAGCTTGTCTTCTGCTCCTTCTTTAAGAAGTGGGGGTCACTACTTTCTCTGCCAGCCCCAGCACACTTCGAGTCTACCCAGGCCTTTGTTTCCGGATACAAACATTATAGAATACAAGCGACCAGCTTGTCCAGCTCTGAGCTAACTCGGCGTCACGCGATGACCCCAGGGCTCCCCAGAGGCTGATCTAGTGTGTGCTGTTCACGTTCCCCACCACCGGGTGGCATCAACCCCATCAT of the Neofelis nebulosa isolate mNeoNeb1 chromosome 16, mNeoNeb1.pri, whole genome shotgun sequence genome contains:
- the EPX gene encoding LOW QUALITY PROTEIN: eosinophil peroxidase (The sequence of the model RefSeq protein was modified relative to this genomic sequence to represent the inferred CDS: inserted 1 base in 1 codon; deleted 4 bases in 2 codons; substituted 5 bases at 5 genomic stop codons), producing MCAEKARAGALSPGQDLCLHGERKLFLALAGVLATLILAQPCEGTVPAFPRTVETSALWGCVTEAPLLVNATIRLRRFKQQLHCXGLASPMDILFYFKQPLAATRTVVRAADCMHVALGLLEEQLQLQGSSSFNVTAGSQRARAWLEAPSKGLSLQQVAPTFCGVQEPTPHTDLSPHWVWAISNQIVLFSSERLTSHRGLTLMFMQCGQFIDHDLDFTPEPPARVAFTVGVDCERTCTQLPPCFPIKLPPIPSSDPRIRDQSDWIPFFRSAPSCPPNRNQVQNQLSALTSFSDASMVYGSEVSLALQLCNQTNHLGLLAISTCFSDNGWARLPFDNLCDDPYLLTNPSLCAPCSPAGDCRPSETPKLAAMHTLFMREHTRRAMQLRRLIPPWSGDTLLQEARKTVEATVHIITYXDFLPLVLAEAQAPREKTLGPYRGSCSNVDRRAASVFTLAFCFGHTMLQPFMFRLDSQYRASAPNSCVPLRTSFFASXRIVHEGGINPIIPGLMATPATLNPQDSVXVDELRDQLFCQVKRIGLDLVALDTQRSRDHRGLPGHNARRRFCGLSQPRNLAQLSQVLQNPDLARKLLNLYGTPDNTDVWIGAIADPLSPGAQVGPLLVSLFENQFTRAXNGDSTWHAMGARPVNSSLPHEALSQVSWSGIAYDHTGIPTISRDIFRANTYPQGFVSCTXIPKLDLSAWQG